CTCGCACTTGGTCATCTAAAACAAAGAAACGATACTCTGTTCCCGGCAAGAACTCTTCGATCAAAACAGCAGAATCCTCTTTAAATGCTAACTTCAACGCTTCTGTAAAGTCAGCTAGAGATGCTCCTTCTTTAAAAATCGTGATCCCTAGACCATAATTAGTTGTTTTTGGTTTAATCACAAAGGCTTTTTCTGAATATTTGATATAAGCTTGTTCAGCTCTCTCGACCGTATCAAACTCATCTCCAGCTGGCACTGTGAAACCAGCTTCGGCTAAGACTTTTTTAGTCACCGTTTTATTCTCCATGATCAATGGTACGATGTAGCTATCTTTACTGGTCATATTCGCATTTTTAACATATTCGATATGATCTTTGTGCTTAAGTTTTAAAAATTGTTCCTGTTCATCTAATAGTTCAACTTCCACACCTTTTTGAATAATATCAAATAAAAATAGTTGAGTGGACAGCTCCATATTTCTAAAACCGGCCAGTTGATAAGGACGTTCAAAAGCCATACCTTGGTATTCTTTCCCAAAAATAATCCCCAATTCATGATTAGAATTACTTTCAATGATCGTCCACATTTTTCCAGCAATCGTTAAATCAGGTGTTCTTAGCTGTGCTCGATGAATCTCTAATGATTTCTTCGTTCTAAACAGTCCCAACGCTTCGATCATTTCATCCATTTCAGCAAAAATACGGTCACCTTCTGCCAAAAGTTTTACTTGAGCGAATGGATGTCCCAATGCCACTTGTTCATTTAAGAAATCTCCTGTAGCTACCCAATCATTCGGCGCTTCTTTTTCATCTGTCCATAATAAATACAGCATAAATAAGTGAATGAATTCGAGTGTTTCTTCGTCTACACCTAATGGAGCAAATGGATTTAAATCGAGATTCCTTAATTCAATATAGCGAATTCCTGTTTTCGGTAAATCAGCCATCTGTTTACCACCACGTAATCTAACAGCAGAATAGAATTCTTTTTCTTCAGATAAAATGCCATTTTCAACCATTCGGTGAATATCGTTGATGTATTGTTGCAATGATTCATACGATACTTTGACATCTTCATTATTTTTATAGCCAAACGAACTATTGCGTAAACTTCTTACAGGCCCTTTCAGACGCTCTTCTCGTTCTGTAAAATAGCCTGCTTCACTAACTGGCGAAGCACCAAATAGGTACGTGATCAGCCAGCGGTAACGTAAATAATTACGTGAAACTTTCATATAAAGAATATTTTTAAATTCTTCGATCGTTTCGTATTCTGATTGCTCTGAAAAAAGCAGTTGAACTAATTCGACATCATATTCAAAATTAAAATGGATACCACTGACCATTTGCTTGCGTTTGCCGTATTCTCTTGCTAAATAACGACGATAAAGAATCCCTTCAAACTGATCCAGTTTAGCGATCTTTATATCTTCATCTTTTAGCGGTAATTTTGGCGGCATACTTAGCGGCCAAAGCATTTCATGTTTATTCATCGAACGTAATGCTACATCATGAATTGCAGCTAGATAACGCAACATTTCATGAATAGAATTTGCCACAGGTGTAATCAATTCCATCTGTGACTCACTAAAATCTGTTTGAATATATGGATGGTAGGAACGATTGCCTAATACTTCTGGATGATCCGTCGTTGCTAATTGACCATCAAACGTTGTGCGCTGACTTTCTTTTTCTAAGCCAAATCGTGCGGCCATAACATATGGACGAACGCTTTTTTGTTGTAACAACTCTTTAAATTTCATACTGTCGCCTTTCTTCCCCGTTATTATTCCATTACTCACCATTATATAGAAAAAGGGCAGCAAAAAGAATATTTTAGCTTAAATTTTGTCAAAAAGGAACTAAACTTCCTTAATTGGGTAAAAATATCTCGCCTTTCCATACTCCATTATTCCTTCATATCCTTTTCAGCCATATAAC
The DNA window shown above is from Enterococcus sp. 12C11_DIV0727 and carries:
- the gshAB gene encoding bifunctional glutamate--cysteine ligase/glutathione synthetase; translation: MKFKELLQQKSVRPYVMAARFGLEKESQRTTFDGQLATTDHPEVLGNRSYHPYIQTDFSESQMELITPVANSIHEMLRYLAAIHDVALRSMNKHEMLWPLSMPPKLPLKDEDIKIAKLDQFEGILYRRYLAREYGKRKQMVSGIHFNFEYDVELVQLLFSEQSEYETIEEFKNILYMKVSRNYLRYRWLITYLFGASPVSEAGYFTEREERLKGPVRSLRNSSFGYKNNEDVKVSYESLQQYINDIHRMVENGILSEEKEFYSAVRLRGGKQMADLPKTGIRYIELRNLDLNPFAPLGVDEETLEFIHLFMLYLLWTDEKEAPNDWVATGDFLNEQVALGHPFAQVKLLAEGDRIFAEMDEMIEALGLFRTKKSLEIHRAQLRTPDLTIAGKMWTIIESNSNHELGIIFGKEYQGMAFERPYQLAGFRNMELSTQLFLFDIIQKGVEVELLDEQEQFLKLKHKDHIEYVKNANMTSKDSYIVPLIMENKTVTKKVLAEAGFTVPAGDEFDTVERAEQAYIKYSEKAFVIKPKTTNYGLGITIFKEGASLADFTEALKLAFKEDSAVLIEEFLPGTEYRFFVLDDQVRAIMLRVPANVVGDGVRSVEALVAEKNLDPLRGTHHRSPLELIQLGDVERLMLKEQNLLTTSVPEKDQIVYLRENSNVSTGGDSIDVTDDFDESYKQIAVEAVKTLGAKICGIDLIVPDKSIIGTKNSRTYGIIEANFNPAMHMHAYPHSGKGRHLTMDVLEMLYPEVFR